In the Klebsiella aerogenes KCTC 2190 genome, one interval contains:
- a CDS encoding multidrug transporter subunit MdtO — protein MHNFWLFLQRELADVPGRANYTLRLTLSCAVLITLFMTLQIPFLAVALIVVFYVSQPNILMIKLGSVLFFVTISVALGLVLLIIKWTYDFPLIRLVASVCLFFGAMYLMRVLGKLGLAFFVVALAVIYAQTFPSMTSQSEVLVRLLLWLWVAINTATLVTLLVNACFRQAFPGYQFRAQLVVMQRQVADVLRQNAAPPTFKEIAGRFNQLQGLFKQARFAAPEIAADPSRWQALMATTLHCYHLAALLQPGDDHAAARQQIAAALQALVPSMNEGTSFSFSAPAIDDRGANTLILQEMADVLAKLACGETIDLPQGEAEKSPLLLPDAWRNPAYLHFALKTLLATLLCYVFYTAADWQGIHTIMLSCVIVAQPGLGATMQKTWLRIGGALLATLLALLLIVFVQPWTESIVGLLAMVLPVMALSAWIAAGSERIAYAGIQIGFTFSLAFLSWFGPLTNLTELRDRVIGILLGVLVSSIVHLYLWPDSEAPQLKSRLAQLYRQIADFLRTKDDKPQMVPLFQALTTSETLMHRVAAEPLGTFAHPWPQAKSWPSKATWQQAQEIVRLSEGYRLYAAPGDPFLSRCAEQLQTYADDIERQQPTAPVAPLVVDPANPFGEPLAALLTTLPDWSDKPSEFTRQAEPS, from the coding sequence ATGCATAATTTCTGGTTGTTTCTGCAACGGGAGCTCGCCGACGTGCCGGGGCGGGCCAACTATACCCTGCGCCTGACGCTGAGCTGCGCAGTGCTGATCACCCTGTTTATGACCCTGCAGATCCCGTTTCTCGCCGTGGCGCTGATCGTGGTGTTTTACGTCAGCCAGCCGAACATTCTGATGATTAAGCTGGGCAGCGTCCTGTTTTTTGTCACCATCAGCGTGGCGCTGGGGCTGGTGCTGCTGATCATCAAGTGGACCTATGATTTCCCGCTGATTCGCCTGGTCGCTTCGGTATGCCTGTTCTTTGGCGCGATGTATCTGATGCGCGTGCTGGGCAAACTCGGGCTGGCGTTTTTCGTGGTGGCGCTGGCGGTGATTTATGCCCAGACCTTCCCGTCGATGACCAGCCAAAGTGAAGTTCTGGTGCGCCTGCTGCTGTGGCTTTGGGTGGCGATCAATACCGCAACGCTGGTCACGCTCCTGGTCAACGCCTGCTTTCGCCAGGCCTTCCCCGGCTACCAATTCCGCGCCCAACTGGTGGTGATGCAGCGTCAGGTCGCCGACGTGCTGAGGCAGAACGCCGCGCCGCCGACCTTCAAAGAGATCGCCGGGCGTTTTAATCAGTTGCAAGGATTGTTTAAGCAGGCCCGTTTTGCGGCGCCGGAAATTGCCGCCGATCCGTCGCGCTGGCAGGCGCTGATGGCGACCACCCTGCACTGCTATCACCTCGCGGCGCTGCTGCAACCGGGCGACGATCACGCCGCGGCGCGCCAGCAGATCGCCGCCGCGCTACAGGCGCTGGTGCCGTCGATGAACGAGGGTACGTCGTTTTCATTCTCCGCGCCGGCCATTGATGATCGCGGCGCCAATACGCTGATTTTACAAGAGATGGCGGATGTGCTGGCGAAGCTGGCGTGCGGTGAAACCATCGACCTGCCGCAGGGTGAAGCCGAGAAGTCGCCGCTGCTGCTGCCGGATGCCTGGCGCAATCCCGCTTATCTGCATTTCGCCCTGAAAACCCTGCTGGCGACGCTGCTGTGCTACGTCTTCTATACCGCCGCGGACTGGCAAGGGATCCACACCATCATGCTGAGCTGCGTGATTGTCGCCCAGCCGGGGCTGGGGGCGACGATGCAAAAAACCTGGCTGCGTATCGGCGGCGCGCTGCTCGCCACGCTGCTGGCGTTGCTGTTGATCGTCTTTGTACAGCCGTGGACCGAGTCCATCGTCGGCCTGCTGGCGATGGTTCTGCCGGTAATGGCGCTCTCGGCGTGGATTGCCGCCGGGTCAGAGCGTATTGCCTACGCCGGGATCCAAATCGGCTTTACCTTCTCGCTGGCCTTCCTCAGCTGGTTTGGCCCACTGACCAACCTGACCGAACTGCGCGACCGGGTCATCGGTATTTTGCTCGGCGTACTGGTCTCATCGATCGTCCATCTTTACCTGTGGCCGGATAGCGAAGCGCCACAGCTGAAATCGCGGCTGGCGCAACTCTATCGCCAGATAGCCGACTTCCTGCGCACGAAAGATGATAAGCCGCAGATGGTACCGCTGTTCCAGGCGCTGACCACCAGCGAAACGCTGATGCATCGGGTCGCCGCCGAGCCGCTGGGCACTTTCGCGCATCCGTGGCCGCAGGCGAAATCCTGGCCGAGCAAAGCCACCTGGCAGCAGGCGCAGGAGATAGTACGCCTGAGCGAGGGCTACCGGCTGTATGCCGCACCGGGAGACCCCTTCTTAAGCCGCTGCGCCGAACAGTTACAGACGTATGCCGATGATATTGAACGTCAGCAGCCGACGGCACCCGTCGCGCCGCTGGTTGTCGATCCGGCTAATCCGTTCGGCGAACCGCTGGCGGCTTTACTGACCACCCTGCCGGACTGGTCAGACAAACCTTCTGAATTTACGCGACAGGCAGAACCGTCATGA